From the genome of Spirochaetota bacterium:
AGATTTTCTACACCAAAAGCTTCTGAAGTTCTTAATATCGAACCTACATTATATGGAGATCTTATATTATCTAAAATTACAGAAGTTTTTATTATTGTTCTCTCATTTTTTTCCTTATCAAAAATATTTGATTCATTATAAAAATTATCAGAAACTAAATTCAATATTTTATGATAGAATATTTTTAAATCATAGAAACTTTGAGGAAATTCAAACTCATTTTTATCAATCTCTTTTATCCATTGTAGAATTAAGTTTATTCTACTGTAAATTTGAAATATATCATTTTTAAAATATATAAATTTTAATTCATCTTCTAATTTTATTTCATTGTTGCTCTTTTCATTAATATTAAAATTATTTCCTTTATCAGCAACCAACTCTTCATATTTAATTATAAATTCTCTTAAATAATATGCTAGTTTCTGAAGTCTTGCCCTTTTCCCAATTTTTACAAATTTATCTTTATTAAAGCTCATAATTTTAATAAATAATTTAATTAACTTTTAATTTTTTTTTTATATATTAATTAAAAAGCGAAATATTTCAATTTCAGGAATAAATAATGAAAAAAAATATTTTATTTGTTGGTGGTGGTTCAGGAGGCCATGTAATTCCAGCAATACCAATTGCAAAACTTTTTTTAGAAAAAGGCTTCAACTTAATCTGGATAGGATCAAAAAAAAAGAGACAACTTGAAGAAAACATTATTAAAAATGATTTAAAAAACTTTTTTGATAATAATAAAATAAAGTTCTATGCTATTTCATCTGGAAAATTTAGAAGAAAAGGCACAATTTTAAAATCAATTTTAAATATAGAAAACTTAGTAGATATATTTAATTTATTTTTAGGTTTTATTGAATCATTTTTCATTATAATATTTAATAGACCACTTCTAGTTTTTTCAAAAGGTGGTTTTGTATCTGTTCCAGTTTTAATATCCTCTAAAATTTTAAATATAAAATCCTTCACCCATGAATCTGATTTTTCTCTAGGACTTGCAAATAGAATAAACTCTATTTTATCATATAAAACCTTTTACTCTTTTAAAGAAACTGCTGAAAAATACAATATACTTGTTAAAAAAGGAATTTATACTGGAAATCCAATCAGAGAAACTTTTATTAATTTTAACCCCCAATCACACGAAAATGAAAATTTCAAAAAATGGTTAGAATCTTTATTTGATAACAAAAAGCCTATCTTACTTATTTTAGGAGGCTCTCTTGGTGCACAATCATTAAATGAGATAATTTTTGAAAACTTAGAATATCTTAAAAAATATTTCAATATAATTCATCAATGCGGTAAAGATAAAATTAAATATGAAAAAAATGATTCTTATTATCCTTTAGAATTTATTTACAATGATATTGAAAAATTTCTTTGGAATTCTAACCTTATTATTTCAAGATCTGGAGCTAATTCTGTTTTTGAAATTATTTATATGAAGAAACCTGCAATATTTGTACCTTTAACAATAGCAACAAGAGGGGAACAATATTTAAATGCAAAATATTTTTCAGAAAGAAATTTATGTATATTAAAAACTGAATCTGAATTAAAAAGAAACTTTTCTCAAATATTCGATGATATAATTAAGAATAATCTTATTGAAAAAATTAAAAATAACTTATTCAATTATAAGTTAGATATAGGAAATTATAATATTTATAGTGAACTTATAAAATATTTATAATGAGCTTAAAATATAGACCTTTTATATAATAAAGTTAATATTTTAAATTAATATTTGTATGTTTTTCCTTCTATGGTATCATCATAAAGAAGAGATTCATGAATTCTAAATTGAGTAATTACATCTTTTGCTCCTAATTCAAAAGCTTTTTTATGCAAAATGTAGGCTAACTTAAAGAGTTCTTCAGAATCTCCTTCAACAACTGTACTCATAGCTCCTACTTTATACTTTAGATTTGAATCTTTAATAATATCAATTATTTTATCAACTAGTTCATAAGAATTTCCATC
Proteins encoded in this window:
- a CDS encoding UDP-N-acetylglucosamine--N-acetylmuramyl-(pentapeptide) pyrophosphoryl-undecaprenol N-acetylglucosamine transferase encodes the protein MKKNILFVGGGSGGHVIPAIPIAKLFLEKGFNLIWIGSKKKRQLEENIIKNDLKNFFDNNKIKFYAISSGKFRRKGTILKSILNIENLVDIFNLFLGFIESFFIIIFNRPLLVFSKGGFVSVPVLISSKILNIKSFTHESDFSLGLANRINSILSYKTFYSFKETAEKYNILVKKGIYTGNPIRETFINFNPQSHENENFKKWLESLFDNKKPILLILGGSLGAQSLNEIIFENLEYLKKYFNIIHQCGKDKIKYEKNDSYYPLEFIYNDIEKFLWNSNLIISRSGANSVFEIIYMKKPAIFVPLTIATRGEQYLNAKYFSERNLCILKTESELKRNFSQIFDDIIKNNLIEKIKNNLFNYKLDIGNYNIYSELIKYL
- a CDS encoding thiamine-binding protein produces the protein MAVCDITVIPAKYDGNSYELVDKIIDIIKDSNLKYKVGAMSTVVEGDSEELFKLAYILHKKAFELGAKDVITQFRIHESLLYDDTIEGKTYKY